AATCACAAAACAATTCTAAGCAAGAAATAAATTCCACAAAAGCTATCTCTATTAATTTGCCTTATAGCTTTAAAAGTGCTGAAGCCGAAAGTCTAAGTATTAAAGCCTTTGATTTTAGTAAAGAGAAAAAATATTCGACAGCAATAGATTTATATCATCAAGCAATAAGAATAGAGCCAGATAACCCAAAATTGTTCTTTGACATTTCAAACTGCTATGAAAATGTAGGTAATTTAATAGAAGCATTGTTGATGTTGGACACGGCAATTTCATTAGATAAAGCAAACCCGAATTTTTACAGTAATCGAGGATTAATTTATTGGAAACTTTATAAAGATTCAAGCGCAATAAGTGATTACCAAGAAGCAATTAAACTTGATTCAAGCAATTGGGTTGTCTATGCTAATCTGACAATTGCATACTATACGAATAATAATATGACTAAATCTTGTGAAACACTCATAGCAGCAAAGAAATGGGGACTAACTACTTCTTCTATAGATATGGATGAGCATTTGAAAAAAATAGAAGATTTATGTAAATAATAACTGCGCCCAACATTGGGTTTTATGCAAGTTGGGCGTGACCTTGTAACATGAGCTAATTGCAAATCCCAGCTTTAGTTCCAGCAGACGAATGACTATCAGCTTTTGTGCTTAACTTCATCAATATATTTCAATCAGCAGTGGTTATGGGCAGACGGATATCTAATTCCCAACCTGCATAAAGCCCTGCTCGTTGTAGGCAATATTAAGACCGCACAATAACAGACATTCTAAATATGGGACTATTTGATAAGTTATTCGGAAAGAAAGCAAGTGCTGACACTTCCCAACAACCGACAGAGACTATTCAACTTCAAAAAGGTGACACTTTCATTTCAACAGGCAACAACATCGGATTTAAAATTGTTAGACCGTTAACGGATGAGCAAAAAGAAAAAATTGACAAGTCAACAATTTTACTTAGGACAGGACAACTTTATATGCACTATTGGACAGACAATTTAGTTTTTACAGACGGTGACGACCCAGAATGGCAAAATAAAGTAATGTTTTTTTGGAAAGCCGAAGAACCATTTCCCAAAAAATCCCTGCCATCAGAGTTTGAAACTTTCAAAACAAGACACTTTCTTTTTACAGGCGACACATCAAAAATTTCATTGCAAGTTGGACAAGCAATGCCTTGGTTTGGTATGCCAGGACTTGGAGAGAAACATGTTTGCGAATTAAACGGACAGAAAGTAACAATTCCTGAATTGTACGAGTTAGGTTTAGTTGAATATATTGAACAAGTAGAATTGGGTTCTGACAATTTAGACATACTTAAGCAAAGAGATGATTACTTTTTTTTAATTGACGACAGAATTACCCCATTTCAAAATGGCAATTTTTACCTTAACGGAAAACCAATTTCAATAGACTTAGCTTACAGTATTGGCGGAATACATATCGTTAGAAAGACAAAATTAGAAT
The Ferruginibacter albus DNA segment above includes these coding regions:
- a CDS encoding tetratricopeptide repeat protein, which gives rise to MQNVGRNKRSQIELKKRHLISLLFCTSSSVLFITCKSQNNSKQEINSTKAISINLPYSFKSAEAESLSIKAFDFSKEKKYSTAIDLYHQAIRIEPDNPKLFFDISNCYENVGNLIEALLMLDTAISLDKANPNFYSNRGLIYWKLYKDSSAISDYQEAIKLDSSNWVVYANLTIAYYTNNNMTKSCETLIAAKKWGLTTSSIDMDEHLKKIEDLCK